The window TCTTCAGAGTCTTTTGGACAAGGTAACACCGTTCTACCCAccttcgtcgctgccccCGACCAAGAAATTGCCATCAAATGTGAAACCTAGCCCGCGGTCAGAATGCTATGCATGACACACAAGCTCTTGAGCGAAAACTCACTAATTGATCGTACCGGGCCAATCATGCTAGTAATGGTCCGCTGGCAAACCCAATCCGTGGTGTCCCACAAAGAAATGATGGAGTCAGAACCACCAGTAGCGAGGTAGCGTCCTGTTGGTTGCAACTCGGCTGAAAGGCAGGACGACGTATGGCCATTGAGGGCAAACTCTCTGGCCTCATCCCCATCACCGAACTGGAAGGCAGGTTTGAAATCCGGATACAGTAAGATCCTGGTTCTGCCCTCACCAGTCGTGAGAAATATTTTCTTGCCGCTCCAACAAAAGGCAATCTGATTCGTCTGAGTCGGCTGTTGATGCGATGCCACAGGTGTCGACTGGGTCGGCGACAATACAAAGATATTGTCCGTCTGGCCAAGTATGAGTGTCGAGCCCTTGGGTATCAGGGGGGAGAAACGACAAACCTTATTTCCCACAACTAACGATTGACCGTCGGGTGCCCAGACGAGAGTGAAGGCGTCTCCCAGACCCTTGATCTCATTGATACACATCTTGGATCGAACATCCCAAAACTTGACGACTCCGTCATTGCTGACACTGCACAGCTCGGCGTCTTTTACCGGATTGAAGGCAACCTTTTCAATGGGGGCCGAATGCCCCTTTAAATCGGTCGAGAACCGTACATTTGGCTTCTCGGGGTTCCCTGCGCAGGCGGAGAGTCAGCTTCCTCGATTCACGCACCTGAATGAGTGCACCAATTGTTACGTACAAACACGGAGGGTTTTGTCTGAAGATCCTGTAGCTACCAGAGTTCCTAGGGGGTTCCAAGCAATTGAACGTATGCTTTACGGATGGACGGTCAGCATTTTGGGCTTGACTTAAGGGGCTTTGGGCTGCAGCATCTTACGTCTGTCCTCTGGAACTCGAGCTCGGATCATGATAAGGCTGGCTCTTGAGATTGGCCAAGTAGGCAGGGAATCTCTCCTTGGAAAGACTAAGCCGTGTTCGTGGTGGTGGCATGTTTGCAGCTGGTGAGAGATGTCGTTGCGGCAGCGGTGTGAACTCAACTGCGTCAAGACAATGGTTGTACTGATTGATGCCTACAACCGAACCAGTTGACACCTCCAAGTTGGCTCGTATCAGTATCCTGTCTCAATTGCTTGTTTGTAGCGATGATACGCCAAGGGCCGGTGAATAGCAGCTACTCATGGGCGAGTAGGGTGTCAGTTGGATTGATTGACACTGCAGGAGTGACAAAAGACCCAAGTATATCCCGGATCTTTCGAAGTGAATCTTTGGCGATCGTCCAAACCGAGAAGGGATCGCATGAATAAGTCCACCAACGTTTATGCTTGGCTGCGAAGCGTCGGAATGTTGTAGGCGCGGTATACCTTCGGGTGGATACTGTTCCTCTGCATAGGTAGGTATGCTGGTCTGGAAGCTGCAACAAATGCCAGCACTCAACCGCGGGCAAACATAGACGCGTTTTATGGGGCTCGCTTGCTCATTCCTGGCCAGAAGACTGGCGCTCACGGTTACATAAGCCGAATTGGCCTGGTCGGATAAGCGTTCCCTACCTTGGTAGGCAAAACAAAGTGCCTATCTAGGTAAGTGtttggtaggtaggtattgTGTATCATGTGTAGAAACTCCCAGGTGGATGGGTGCCTAAGGCGAGTGCGTAGCGGGTAGACATCCGGTACGTAGGTACGTCACCCAAGGTACCTATGTACCTAAGCACCTACCTAATAGGTAGCGCCGGAcgcccccccaaaaaacaTTACGCCCTCAAGCTCCCGGCCCGCCGTTGGCTGGAAGCTCCTCAGGGCCATGATTATCACCTTGTCTGTCTTCACCAATTCTCTACAACCAGCcgcttccccttccccttccccacACCGCATGCTTGGGGTTGTCAATGGGCCACAATCGAGAAGGAACATGACGTTTTCTGTTTGAAGTCCACAAGCGGCCATGACCAGAGCATTGTCCGGCCCGACAACCAAGAATACCCACTCGCCGGCTCGACGAGCCTCCTGCCTGTCACCGACGACAGCCTGCCACTACGACGGCGCCACCACCGCACCGAACCCATCCCATTGACCGACGGTATAGGGTCTTACCGAGATGTACTGGCCCATCGGGACCCCCCGAATCTTCGCAACAAGCAGCAGATCTGGTCCTGCTTTCAACCTTGTCGTCTCCCAAGATGGGCTGCCCAATCCCTTTGATAATCGACCGACTGACGAGCCCTCATCGTACCTCAATGCGCAGTCGCAACACTCCCAACAGCGCGACGACATAGAGCTCACTACTCCTCTAACACCAGTTACACCCGCCATTCAATCTGTCGACCATGACGATTCCCACGGCTCTGAAACAGCTCGGCTGTCGCCTCGACTGAACGTTAATATTCCCTTGAAAGATCCCGTTCTCGCGTTGCGCATATCCCGCCCCGGTCATCTTTTTGCCGTGATAACCTCGACGTCAATGACGATATGGCAGGCCAAGGTCAGTAGTCCTCATGCCCAGTTCCGTTCCTTTCCAGCGAGGTAAGCTTACATCCTCCAAGCCTACAGTGATTCTAGCCGTTGTTGTCCGTTCGGAGTCCTCCTTGTCGACTTACGGCGAAAATGTCGACCTTTTACTTCGCCCCGACTCGGCCATCTTCGTGGTTCGAACAAGCCTAGGCTATCTCATTACATACTCTCTGGCGATGGACTCCGAAGCGCAAGTCTACAAGCCATACTTTCCGAGTTACGCAAATATCCAGCGACGTCGCCAAAACCACCATGGCGGGCCTGGGAGCACGGCTCCGGATCAGTATCTTTGGGGTCCTGGTGAAGGCCAAGGGGTCCGTGACGTGAGCGTTCGCTTCAGGATGGTTATCAaagtcgacgccggcatAGAAAGCGCCCTGGCACTGGATGACGAGCTGGTTGTGACTACGCGCAAACCAGCGGCTGTTCAGTGCATCCGTTGGACCCCGGATCAAAGCGGCAGCCAGACGAAGACAGAGATTCTCAGTCGAATGGGGTGGCTGGATAAGAAGATtaccgtcgtcgagatgacCTATGATCGACCCATGAACCTATCGACTTGGATCACAAGTGACGGCAAGGTCTATGCAGTCCAGCGTTTGCATCCGCGCGACCAGTCCCAAGGAAACTCACATGCAGTGGACCCCAAGAAGTTATTTAAAGGTCACTGTTTTCACACACCGAGCCAACCGGAAGAAGCCGCCAAAAGAGCCGTCATTAACGCTAGATTCTCCTTGGTTGCTGTTGGATGCGCAGATGGTTGTATCCGTGTCTATTCTGCTCGAGACTATGCCGGCAACATTCCGCCCTCGCATACACACACCATCCCGGTGTCAACGTCTGTTTCTGGCTCAATCACTACTTTGAGCTATTCCCCTGACGGATACTGTCTATTTGCCGGCTTCGAAAACGGCTGGGCTACCTGGAGCGTCTACGGAAAGCCCGGCAGCCATAGTTTCGGCGCGCATGAAGCGATCATTGACGCCAATGGTGAGAAGTGGATCGCTGGTGTAGGGGATGCTGTCTGGCTCGGGAGCGGCTCAGAAATACTCATCACGCATCGTCAGCACGAGGCGATTTGGGCGCTAGAAATGGCCAGGAGTGCAGTGGTCGGCAACTACAACGCAGCGAATCTCATGCGCACGGTATTGCAGACTAGCACAAACGTCATGATATACCGTGGATATGACCTGCCAGACCTGGCGGGTATCTCGGCAGAGCCACATTTATGGCATACGACAAAGATACCCTCGGCTTATCTTCTTCATCAATGGCCGATTCGGCACACTGTCGTTTCACCGGACGGACGGTATGTTGCGGTGGCTGGACGCCGAGGTCTGGCTCACTACAGTGTCAACAGTGGCCGGTGGAAGACATTCGCCAACGAGGCCATGGAAAATGAGTTTCAGGTCAGAGGCAGCATGTGTTGGTACCAGCATATTCTGGTGGCTGCGGTGGAGGCCAACAAGGCGCATGAACTTCGCCTCTACTCTAGAGAGACGGGCCTCGACAGCTCTCAAGTGCTACACACTCAGCCGTTACCGGCAccggtggtgttggtgaccACAACAGGGGAGGATTCCTTGCTTGTTTACACATACGAGAATCTTCTTTACCACTTCATCTTCGCGCCTACGGGCGGTTCGATTAGGCTGGTTCAGCTGGGACAGATTGCGTTCCACGGAATAGTTCGATCGCCCGCTAGAGTCCGTGGACTGAGCTGGATTTTGCCAGATAGTCaactcgtcgacggcgatccGTCGCAAGATGTCGCTGTTGCGTCGGTCTTGTTTCTGGTTGATGCCAAACTGGTGTTGCTTCAACCCTCGTTTAACAGCGAGGGAAACCTGAAATACGACATGAAAGTTATTGCTCAAAACGTGGAATTTCATGTAAGCATGAGAGACCAGCCGCATTTTGATGCCATAGCTACGCAAGCAGAAGAGTCTCTGTCGACTGGGGCAGATGTGACGCTCCGGAACTCACTCTGGGTGTTTGATGGCCATGAATTTAAGCTCTGGCCAGACATACAAGAGGTGCTACGAGCAGCATCCAATGAGGCCCAGCGCGACATGCCGAAGACAATATCAGTCCCTTTGGACTATTATCCACTTTCAACCCTTCTGAGCAAGGGTATAATTCTTGGAGTCGAAGCGGATCTTGTTCAGAGGCGGGACATTAGTTTCTCATTTTTCCGCTTCGCTATCAGAGCAGGTTTGCCATTTCCTTGGCGAGGAGAATACTGCTGACAACGATTAATAGACACATCTGTTTCTACCCGATATCTTGCGCTTCTTTCTGACTGAGGGCAGGACCGTAGACGCGGTCAAGCTGTCGGAACAGTATCAGAAGTTAGAGTACTTCGCGCATGCCCTAGAGGTCTTGCTTCACAAGGTTCTGGACGACGAAGTGGATTCTGGACCGAGCCCGGAGGAGGCGATCCTGCCACGAGTTctgtcgctgctgtcgtcTTTCAAGCAGTACCTAGACATTGTGGTACAGTGTACAAGGAAGACCGAGGTGAGGCAGTGGCGGACGCTGTTTGCATACCTCCCGCCGGTGCAAGAGCTGTTTGAAGAGTCGCTTCAGCGAGGCTCCCTCAAGACCGCTGGTGGCTATCTCATCATCTTACACACACTGGACGAGCTGGGGTCTGCTTCAGAGCAAACAGTGCGATTGTTGTCGAGAGCAATGAAAGAGGGGGATTGGGATTTGTGCAAGGAACTGGCACGTTTCTTAGCGGCCATGGATGAGACGGGCGACACACTGCGCGAGGCTATGGAGGGAGTGAATATTACACTGAGGAGCAATGAGGACCGGTCTGGGATCATGAGTCGGCTTGATGTCCCAAACAGTAGAGGTGTCAACGGTCTGGGCCTGAAGTATGCAGAACAAAGCGACGAAATGGAGTCGGAGGGCCAATCCACCAGCGATGCTGCAAGCTTCAGTTCTGATGGTCGCTAGACGTCTGTGGGGGGAGAGCAGACAGATTTAGTATTCCTGGAGGATATCTTTGCTCTTGGACCCGCGGAGAGAGGTAGCATaggatgaagaagagaaaaggcgGAGAAAAACCCCTACTTAAGAGTTGCAGTGGCTTCATGATGGTCAGTCGGAATATCCTCGATGTGAAAGCGGTCGATCTTCAAGTTACCTATTAGTGCCTGCCTACCTCTATAGTCAACCTGACAGATCTCGGCTTCCCAACCCATTTTAGAGCTAAGCCTGAGTTGTCGTTGCTTTAGCCTGAGCAGAGGTGATCAGGTGGGTGATCACTACCCGAGAACAGGCCCGCTCCAGGCTCCAGGACTCTTATTATGCTACATTCTTAAGACTGCAGGCGCCGAAGATCTGCTGATTCCTGAATGGAAATTTAGCGATCGGCCACTGGGATGGTATCATACTATTCGGCATCAAATGAAACTTGACGCAAGAGTGCTGTCTTTGCAACTCTCAAAGCTCCACGGGACCTTGTTCTCTGAGCATTGGAGGCTGACCTTGAATGCCCACGACGCCGGGGTTGATGTGACAATGACCATTCGATTAGTCGAGGCATACCTGCTGAGGGCCTTCAGCATGCCTCTTCCTGAGAAAATTGATTTCCACTTCTCCTCAGCTAATGGTGGCGCGAAGGGATGGGAATTGGACATTGGGAAGTTGCTTAGCCTTCTCGAAAAGGCAACCGCTGCTATTCCCCTAAGCAAAGCCGACGATAACGCGATCAGCCAAAGTGGCATCAATGAGctcttggacgacgaggaaacTTGGGAGGATTTCTCAGACGATGAACCTCTGGAGGACATCCTAGACGGTGAACATGCGGGGGATCTCTTAATGAGATTTGAGGAGAAGCATACATTGGATGATTCCGTGGTTGATTCGAGTTCAAGATGCCTTTCAGCTATAGACTAAAGCATATTTACCTCAAACATCTCCCCTTATTCCATCCTTATCCAGCACCGGGCCATCAGACCTCTAATCTAAGATAGCATAGAGTTCTTGAATCTGCTGCAGCACAGCTGATCGACTTGTACCGCCCTTGGTCGATTTTGCCTCAACACTCGACTCGTATTCGAAAGCCTTGACAATATCGGCTGTAAATCGACAATCAATAGCTTGCAGTTGCTCCAGGGATAGCTTATCCATCGGGGTTTCCGTGGATTCCGATAATGCAACAATGCGTCCAGAAATATGATGAGCTTCCCTGAAAGGACATCCATTTCGCACTAGCCACTCTGCAACATCAGTAGCAAGCATTGTCTTGTCAAGGGCAGCTAACATCCGCTCAGGTCGCACGGTCATGGTAGCGAAAACCCCGTTGGCAATGCCTAGACTGTCCAAAGCAGTTTGGACTGAATCCAGCATGGGTTCCCATCCCTCCTGAAGGTCCTTGTTGTAGCAAGTTGGTAAGCCTTTCACGCTCTATTAGGTATCTATTAGTGGCTGCTCTTGATCCGCTTTGAATCACTCATGATCTGATATGTCTGTATTTGAACTCACCATCATCAGTCCAGCCATTTGACCGAAAGCACGGCCTGACTTGCCGCGCAAGAGTTCCAAACTGTCAGCGTTCTTCTTGTTCGGCATTAAACTAGACGTGGATTAGAGTCTTGTAGGATTGTCTGGGATTCGCAAAAGATATAACAAACCTGCTGCCGGTACTATAAAGATCTGCCAAACGACAAAACCCAAACTCAGAAGTAGAGTATAATATGAGGTCTTCAGCCCACCTGCTGATATGGCTGGTGAACATTGAGTTCCAGTTTAGGAACTCAATAATGAAGTCGCGGTCGCCTGAAGTGTTCATGGAGTTCAGAGTGATTCCGCTAAAACCAAGCTCTGCAGCTATTGCGTCTCGATCAATGCCAAACACATTGCCAGCTAATGCGCCACAACCAAGTGGGCTAAGGTTGACCCTTTCAAAGACCTGGCGCAATCGCTCGAGATCCTGTTTGAACGAAGTAGCATGTGACATTATCCACTGACCCCAGCGAACTGGCTGCGCTCGTTGCAAGTGGGTGTAGCCGGGCATGAGGTAGTCGCTAGGGATGTTATTCAGTAAGGGGCTTTGTCCGGATGCGGTGCTAAGCTTACATTTCAGCCTCAGCGCGTTTGGCGAGGACTTGAAGAAAGGCAACGAGTTGGCCGTCGATGTCACGGATGCGGTCACGTAGCCACATACGCATATCACAGACGACCTGCTCATTACGGCTACGACCTGTATGAAGCTTGCCAGCGGTGTCCTTTCCGACAAGCTCTCCCAATCGACGCTCATTTGCAGTATGAACCTGATTCATCACATTAGCCTCAGGTTAGGTATTATAGGCTTGGTCTTACATCTTCGTCGTTTGGCATAATAGCAAAAGTTCCCTGCTTCCATTCTTCCATCACTTTGAGCAGGCCACGCTCAATCGTCTCAAATTCGTTGTTGGTAATAATATCAACCTTCGAGTTAGCCCTAGCGAAAGCGATCGATCCAAGAATGTCCTCTCTATAGAGAGCCTTATCGTATCGGATAGAGGCATTGTACTTGTGCATGAGCGGATCAATCCCACCTATAGTAGGTATCGCAAGGTCAGTATACTGGATCTGAAGCTTCTGTCCGGGGACAATCGAACCTGTAAACCTGCCACCCCAGAGCATGTTGGTTGCCGGGGCGTCCGTCTTCTTTTCAGCCATGTTGGAGTATTTGTTCTCAGCGCTCGTCGCGATCGTTGCGTTTGTTGGTTCGTTGCGATTTCAAGCCCGATATAACTAATGGAGCCAAATGAGGGTAGAGCGCGTGGATAGCAATTGACGTTCAAATTGACGGACGCGAGTCAATTCGGATGATGTTGCTTGATTGAAAAGGTCGAAAAGGAGGGCGGGCCTGATCAAGCTCGAAAGTTTTGTTATGGACGTGACGATGGTTGAGCTTAAGGGCAGTTACTCAATAGGAAAACTTAGTAGGACCGACACCGGCGGTGAGTCACCTTGCACGTGAGCTTGCACGTAAGTAACCCTAAGCATCCTTGCATAATATTAGTTAACTACTAGACAGATACCTATTAATTAGAGTTATACACATAATATAATAAACTCTTTACTACTAAAGAGTTTATACTTGTTTATTAGATATATCTTTATTATTAAACATTACTTAACTTTTTAAATAATGTTTATGGCTATAATGATTATGTTAGAACATTTACTTTTTACTTTATTTTAAAATTTTATTAAGCTTTAAAAGATCGCTTAGTTTAATACTAGTAACTATTAAAAGATTTACTTAGCTACTATTTTTTATCTTTATTACATATATATATTGATAATATTTTATTAAGCTAGAGATCTACAATTTAGAGTCCTAATCTTACAATATAACTTAGTTAATTTCTTTAACATAAGCATAGGTAGCTATAGCCTTATCTATATATTCTTAGTATATAGAGCGCTGTTTTATATATAGTATATATAGAACCTCTCTAATTCCTAAGTCTTGTAGCTAAGTATTAAGTAAGCATTTAAGTATTAAGGTAATAAAGAGAGTTGCTAGAAAATAGACAAAGAATAAAGAAGCTTATCTATAAGAATACCTATATGCTTAATTGCATATATCTTTATAACTAAAAGAGATATAAGTAAACGGTTTTAATATTTAGAATCCTTATAATTTTAGCTACAGAATAGTGTATAATTTATCTATATATCTTGTACATAAGGACTTACAGACATACTAGTCTGTATAAAGACTAGTACTAACATTCTAAGTAAGCCCTACATACTAAGGACTTTAACCCTACATACTAGATAAATACACTATACTATAAGCGTatttttatatataataatatgTATTAATAATCTAGGATTTTATCCCTTAGGCAAGAGTATAAATAAAGAGTTTTCCCTCTTCTATTTTACCTAAAAACTTAGACCTTATAGATATATGCATACAAGCAATATACAGACTTTCTGCCTACACCTTTAACTTACCCTTATCTTATCCTTATCTAAGATATCCTATcttatctacctaccctatTCTTATTAGTATATAGCCTGTAAGtaggagagagagattaAGGTAATTAAAGGTAATACTTACTGATTAAGAGTAATAATAGCCTAATTAAGAGCGACTATGCTAGCTAACCAAGCCTAGCGGCAGGTCTCCTAGGTTTCGTAGCcgactacctaggtaggtatctaGAGAAAGTTATAGTGGGTAGTGGGAGTGCAAAGCAACTTTTATATACGGCATATGCATTTATGCAGAGCTGTTTTAGAACCAGTGTGGGTAGGTACGTACCCTCGTCAAGCCCCCGCCCCCTCGGTGGCCTGGCTGACCAGGCTCGCTATCCGTACAGCCCCGCCAACTGGTTTCTGCCCTGCAGGCGAGCGCAGAGATCCGGCGTCAACTACCACCCAGCCGACGAAAGGAAGACATTTATTACTGGTCCGTCTTCCAAACGTCCATCGACGATCCGGGCATACCACCGTACCGCAACGGGGGGGCAAATCGATATCCACAAGAGCTTTACAACCCGCACTCGACAACATTTCGCGGATTTGGGCCATGATCTGAGGACCCGTCACGGGCACGAGTCGCACCTTCTTCCGCCATGATGGACGACTTCGTCAGCGAGTCGGATAGCGACTACACAAGTTACTGGCGAGACTGGGTGAGTTTGCAGCGTGTATATACTGGTAGACTTTCGTCAACGATCTGCGCGCGAAGGGCTTCCAAGAGCAAGAAGGCGCACGCGGCGGGCTGGGTGCGACGCAATTGCGCTCGTCGCGCAAGTTTCCTCGGGATTTCAACTCCGCCGCAAATCAGTTTCGGCCGCTCGAAAGAAGCCACCTGAGAAACAGCAGCTAATGAGCGCCTTTGCCTAGTTCATCTCCTCGCGGGGCAACGAGTACTTCTGCGAGATTGACGAAGATTACCTCACAGACCGGTTCAACCTGACTGGGTTGAACACGGAAGTACAGTACTACCAATATGCCCTTGACCTCATCAccgacgtcttcgacctggATTGCGACGATGAGATGAGGGAGACGATTGAGAAGTCCGCGAGGCACTTGTACGGTTTGGTACACGCCCGCTTCATTGTCACGACAAGAGGCCTTGCAAAGATGGTATGCTGCATTTCTTTCCGGGTTTCCCTTCCTCATCCCCGTTTTGGACAGATGAGGCGGAGAAAACGTGACGCGAGAGTCGGAATTTTGGACGAACCACACGGCTAACATGCACGCCCCAGCTCGAAAAGTACAAAAAGGCCGACTTTGGCAAATGCCCCCGCGTCATGTGCCACTCGCATCCGCTCCTACCTATGGGCCTCGCCGACATCCCAAATATGAAGCCCGTCAAACTCTACTGCGCCCGCTGCGAGGACATCTATAACCCCAAGTCGTCGCGtcacgccgccatcgacggcgctTACTTTGGCACCTCGTTCCACAACATCATCTTCCAGGCCTACCCGGCCCTTATCCCGACCAAGAGCGCCGAGCGCTACGTCCCGCGCGTCTACGGCTTCAAGGTCCACGCTCCGGCCGCCCTCATCCGGTGGCAGCACCAGAAGAAGGATACGATGCGCCGCCGTCTACGCAAGATGGAGGTTGACAGCGGCTTCCGCGATGAGGACGtccttgaggaggaggaggaggaggaggatgacgtTGAATTTGAGGGCATAGAGACTGCCCGCCCGGCCGGTGCCGATGAGGGCGTGGCTATGACGTGAAGAGGCCAAGGAAGAGGTGGCCAACATACTGTGCGGCATTTTCACTAAGGATGCTCCTGATAGGCATGATGGCTAGCAAGTCACATCAGTATCGCACTTATGAAAAGGGCAAAGGGGGTGAGTGACTGTCTTGTGCCCCATTATGCTCTGCTTGGCCTGCTTTTCCTAGTTTGCCCTTGTCCTGCTTTAGTGGACTCGGACCTCCAGTATAATGATATGATGGCTTTCATGATCAAGTTGCATGCCTATAATGTGTTCCGACCGTTCAATCAGAGACAAGACGGCCCGATCAAATGGGCTTGTATCTGGTTAAGACTGCGTTGTCAAGGACCCATTGCATCTTTCAGAGATGATGATACATTCAGAAGACACAACGGCATTACTTCTCTGCGTTTAGACCCTGCTTTTTCCTCAAGTAACCAAACGAATGCCACCCGTTTCACTAAGCGTCACCAACATTTGTTTGGCGCCAAAGCGCATCACATGAATGGCCAAGGCGACTCTGGTGCAATTGGCAGTAATAATTATTTAGAACAGGGTATAAAAATTTGTCATAGCCACAAGTTCTATTCCATAACGTTCGTATCTGCATGCCATGCCTAGCCCCCGAAAAGTAACAAATTGCCCTAAGCCGCcaagccttttttttttcaagGCGGGTGGTATACCGTAAAACTCCAATGTCCGACATGCCTaatgcaaaaaaaaaaaaaaaaaaagtgaaATGGGTGCCACCGTAACCCATTAGAAGCGATTTTCAGGTTCCGGCCCTTCATGAGAGCCAGCCTTGCTGATATACTGGGTCGAAGATGC is drawn from Colletotrichum destructivum chromosome 6, complete sequence and contains these coding sequences:
- a CDS encoding Putative WD40/YVTN repeat-like-containing domain superfamily, TREX component Tex1/THOC3 codes for the protein MPPPRTRLSLSKERFPAYLANLKSQPYHDPSSSSRGQTIRSIAWNPLGTLVATGSSDKTLRVWNPEKPNVRFSTDLKGHSAPIEKVAFNPVKDAELCSVSNDGVVKFWDVRSKMCINEIKGLGDAFTLVWAPDGQSLVVGNKTDNIFVLSPTQSTPVASHQQPTQTNQIAFCWSGKKIFLTTGEGRTRILLYPDFKPAFQFGDGDEAREFALNGHTSSCLSAELQPTGRYLATGGSDSIISLWDTTDWVCQRTITSMIGPVRSISFTFDGNFLVGGSDEGPGLDIRHAESGDHIHTFKTAGPCPVVSWAPTKYCLAYSDLGILRIVGVDAEKK
- a CDS encoding Putative ribosome control protein, translating into MYWPIGTPRIFATSSRSGPAFNLVVSQDGLPNPFDNRPTDEPSSYLNAQSQHSQQRDDIELTTPLTPVTPAIQSVDHDDSHGSETARLSPRLNVNIPLKDPVLALRISRPGHLFAVITSTSMTIWQAKPTVILAVVVRSESSLSTYGENVDLLLRPDSAIFVVRTSLGYLITYSLAMDSEAQVYKPYFPSYANIQRRRQNHHGGPGSTAPDQYLWGPGEGQGVRDVSVRFRMVIKVDAGIESALALDDELVVTTRKPAAVQCIRWTPDQSGSQTKTEILSRMGWLDKKITVVEMTYDRPMNLSTWITSDGKVYAVQRLHPRDQSQGNSHAVDPKKLFKGHCFHTPSQPEEAAKRAVINARFSLVAVGCADGCIRVYSARDYAGNIPPSHTHTIPVSTSVSGSITTLSYSPDGYCLFAGFENGWATWSVYGKPGSHSFGAHEAIIDANGEKWIAGVGDAVWLGSGSEILITHRQHEAIWALEMARSAVVGNYNAANLMRTVLQTSTNVMIYRGYDLPDLAGISAEPHLWHTTKIPSAYLLHQWPIRHTVVSPDGRYVAVAGRRGLAHYSVNSGRWKTFANEAMENEFQVRGSMCWYQHILVAAVEANKAHELRLYSRETGLDSSQVLHTQPLPAPVVLVTTTGEDSLLVYTYENLLYHFIFAPTGGSIRLVQLGQIAFHGIVRSPARVRGLSWILPDSQLVDGDPSQDVAVASVLFLVDAKLVLLQPSFNSEGNLKYDMKVIAQNVEFHVSMRDQPHFDAIATQAEESLSTGADVTLRNSLWVFDGHEFKLWPDIQEVLRAASNEAQRDMPKTISVPLDYYPLSTLLSKGIILGVEADLVQRRDISFSFFRFAIRTHLFLPDILRFFLTEGRTVDAVKLSEQYQKLEYFAHALEVLLHKVLDDEVDSGPSPEEAILPRVLSLLSSFKQYLDIVVQCTRKTEVRQWRTLFAYLPPVQELFEESLQRGSLKTAGGYLIILHTLDELGSASEQTVRLLSRAMKEGDWDLCKELARFLAAMDETGDTLREAMEGVNITLRSNEDRSGIMSRLDVPNSRGVNGLGLKYAEQSDEMESEGQSTSDAASFSSDGR
- a CDS encoding Putative fumarate lyase family, L-Aspartase, fumarase/histidase, argininosuccinate lyase; the encoded protein is MAEKKTDAPATNMLWGGRFTGGIDPLMHKYNASIRYDKALYREDILGSIAFARANSKVDIITNNEFETIERGLLKVMEEWKQGTFAIMPNDEDVHTANERRLGELVGKDTAGKLHTGRSRNEQVVCDMRMWLRDRIRDIDGQLVAFLQVLAKRAEAEIDYLMPGYTHLQRAQPVRWGQWIMSHATSFKQDLERLRQVFERVNLSPLGCGALAGNVFGIDRDAIAAELGFSGITLNSMNTSGDRDFIIEFLNWNSMFTSHISRWAEDLILYSTSEFGFCRLADLYSTGSSLMPNKKNADSLELLRGKSGRAFGQMAGLMMSVKGLPTCYNKDLQEGWEPMLDSVQTALDSLGIANGVFATMTVRPERMLAALDKTMLATDVAEWLVRNGCPFREAHHISGRIVALSESTETPMDKLSLEQLQAIDCRFTADIVKAFEYESSVEAKSTKGGTSRSAVLQQIQELYAILD
- a CDS encoding Putative casein kinase II, regulatory subunit, casein kinase II subunit beta — protein: MMDDFVSESDSDYTSYWRDWFISSRGNEYFCEIDEDYLTDRFNLTGLNTEVQYYQYALDLITDVFDLDCDDEMRETIEKSARHLYGLVHARFIVTTRGLAKMLEKYKKADFGKCPRVMCHSHPLLPMGLADIPNMKPVKLYCARCEDIYNPKSSRHAAIDGAYFGTSFHNIIFQAYPALIPTKSAERYVPRVYGFKVHAPAALIRWQHQKKDTMRRRLRKMEVDSGFRDEDVLEEEEEEEDDVEFEGIETARPAGADEGVAMT